A portion of the Pseudomonas protegens CHA0 genome contains these proteins:
- a CDS encoding RidA family protein, which translates to MDASRKALFQQAAAQVGHSFEGEMRIGGNYVPAVRNGDEVYVSGQIPRIDNTVMVVGRVGAETSLEQARHGAQICTLRALAILEQMLGDLQRIKRILRINVYVQSAADFTQQSEVADGASAVLYSIFADAGVHTRTSVGVYQLPKNASVEVDMIVALHPGSGND; encoded by the coding sequence ATGGATGCATCACGCAAGGCACTTTTCCAGCAGGCCGCAGCACAGGTCGGACACAGTTTCGAAGGCGAGATGCGCATTGGCGGCAATTACGTGCCGGCGGTGCGCAATGGCGATGAGGTGTATGTCAGCGGGCAGATCCCGCGTATCGACAATACCGTGATGGTGGTTGGCCGGGTCGGTGCCGAAACCTCCCTGGAGCAGGCCCGGCACGGGGCGCAGATCTGCACCCTGCGGGCCCTGGCGATCCTCGAGCAGATGCTCGGCGACCTGCAGCGGATCAAGCGCATCCTGCGGATCAACGTCTATGTACAGAGCGCGGCGGACTTCACCCAGCAGAGCGAAGTGGCGGACGGCGCCTCCGCAGTCCTGTATTCGATCTTTGCCGACGCCGGCGTACACACCCGGACCTCGGTGGGGGTCTATCAATTGCCCAAGAATGCCTCGGTGGAAGTGGACATGATCGTCGCCCTGCACCCCGGCTCCGGCAACGACTGA
- a CDS encoding DUF2790 domain-containing protein → MKAINLSLAALLLSLASLAQAEGGGDRTFARAMVENQKAMERYAANQGKPAPVVQAYRYGMKLDVAKVVNVTPPIKSCEVVPSRMTYEDSAGQLKTIEYQVMGQCRNNGS, encoded by the coding sequence ATGAAAGCAATCAACCTGAGTCTCGCCGCGCTGCTGTTGAGCCTGGCTTCCCTGGCGCAGGCCGAAGGGGGAGGCGACCGTACGTTCGCCCGGGCCATGGTGGAAAACCAGAAGGCCATGGAGCGCTATGCGGCGAACCAGGGCAAGCCGGCGCCGGTGGTGCAGGCGTACCGCTACGGCATGAAGCTGGATGTCGCCAAGGTGGTCAACGTGACCCCGCCGATCAAGTCCTGCGAGGTGGTGCCTTCGCGCATGACGTATGAGGATTCCGCCGGCCAGCTCAAGACCATCGAGTACCAGGTCATGGGCCAGTGCCGCAACAACGGCAGTTGA